A region from the Aliarcobacter thereius LMG 24486 genome encodes:
- a CDS encoding GGDEF domain-containing protein: MTNETIKSLLSLNYTILNSNNKNIFNSFFDFLKENFFIDAVKILVKNSGNSDIVFDNSDKNTQLFYTKKVRSNGEFEIIFGLIFKDQSKLQEVKSKYSLQIDLVLNNLSNILYIKYLEKELLNATIIDKLTGCYTRAYLNNIIKPIFSLATRENKKVAFLKIGIDHFKAVLDEFNYNIGDKVIKKLSLVIKNCIRESDFVIRMSNDAFLVILQNIKDEDNAILVANKIINKFKDEKVVVNETTGQVLMKTICAGIAYFPKDGKDINTIIKKADIAVREAKNNGRSRAFVFSEEETSKIELF; the protein is encoded by the coding sequence ATGACGAATGAAACAATAAAAAGTCTTTTATCTTTAAATTATACAATTTTAAATAGTAATAATAAAAATATATTTAATAGTTTTTTTGATTTTTTAAAAGAGAACTTTTTTATTGATGCAGTTAAAATCTTGGTTAAAAATAGTGGGAATTCAGATATAGTATTTGATAATTCAGATAAAAACACTCAGCTATTTTATACAAAAAAAGTAAGATCAAATGGTGAATTTGAGATAATCTTTGGTTTAATTTTTAAAGATCAATCGAAACTACAAGAGGTAAAATCAAAATATTCATTACAAATTGATTTGGTTTTAAATAATTTATCAAATATTTTATATATTAAATATCTAGAAAAAGAGTTATTAAATGCTACAATAATTGATAAATTAACTGGATGTTATACTAGAGCTTATTTAAATAATATTATAAAACCAATATTTTCTTTAGCTACTAGAGAAAATAAAAAAGTTGCTTTTCTTAAAATTGGTATTGACCATTTCAAAGCTGTTCTTGATGAATTTAATTATAATATTGGGGATAAAGTTATAAAAAAACTATCTTTAGTTATTAAAAATTGCATAAGAGAATCTGATTTTGTAATAAGAATGTCAAATGATGCATTTTTAGTAATTCTACAAAATATAAAAGATGAAGATAATGCAATTTTAGTTGCAAATAAAATAATAAATAAATTTAAAGATGAAAAAGTTGTTGTAAATGAAACAACTGGTCAAGTTTTAATGAAAACAATTTGTGCTGGAATCGCATATTTTCCAAAAGATGGAAAAGATATTAATACGATTATTAAAAAAGCTGATATAGCTGTTAGAGAAGCTAAGAACAATGGAAGAAGCAGAGCATTTGTTTTTAGTGAAGAAGAGACATCAAAAATTGAGCTCTTCTAA
- the cmoB gene encoding tRNA 5-methoxyuridine(34)/uridine 5-oxyacetic acid(34) synthase CmoB — MNIEELKKKKDDCRAWKNVEPWYMQLKEVEKIEKKDLNIDYGDWFSIGSKKDLNDEEYEIILKTAKALIPWRKGPFKIFDLEIDSEWQSNLKYNLLRPHFNLKDKVVADIGCNNGYYMFRMLEDKPKRLVGFDPSPLTLHQFEFINHFVKSDIVYEMLGVEHLEAYNHKFDLIFMLGVLYHRADPIGTLKSLNRGLNSKGEIIIDTFMIDGVDEICLTPNQRYSKIPNIYFIPTIPALKNWLIRAGFENIEVLETIVTTKDEQRATIWSFDESLEDFLDSKDNSKTVEGYPAPKRVYIKARKVL; from the coding sequence GTGAATATTGAAGAACTAAAAAAGAAAAAAGATGATTGCAGAGCTTGGAAAAATGTTGAACCTTGGTATATGCAACTAAAAGAAGTAGAAAAGATAGAAAAAAAAGATTTAAATATAGATTATGGTGATTGGTTTAGTATAGGTTCTAAAAAAGATTTAAATGATGAAGAGTATGAAATCATATTAAAAACTGCAAAGGCTCTTATTCCTTGGAGAAAAGGACCTTTTAAGATATTTGATTTAGAAATTGATAGTGAATGGCAAAGTAATTTAAAATATAATCTACTAAGACCTCATTTTAATTTAAAAGATAAAGTTGTTGCAGATATTGGATGTAATAATGGTTATTATATGTTTAGAATGCTTGAAGATAAACCAAAAAGATTAGTTGGTTTTGATCCATCGCCTTTGACATTACATCAATTTGAATTTATAAACCATTTTGTTAAATCAGATATTGTTTATGAGATGCTAGGAGTTGAACATTTAGAAGCTTATAATCATAAATTTGATCTTATATTTATGCTGGGTGTTTTATACCATAGAGCAGATCCTATTGGAACTTTAAAATCTTTGAATAGAGGATTAAATAGTAAAGGAGAGATTATAATTGATACCTTTATGATAGATGGAGTTGATGAAATTTGTTTAACTCCAAATCAAAGATACTCGAAAATACCAAATATATATTTTATTCCTACAATTCCTGCATTGAAAAATTGGCTTATAAGAGCAGGTTTTGAGAATATTGAAGTTTTAGAAACTATTGTTACAACAAAAGATGAACAAAGAGCTACGATATGGAGTTTTGATGAGAGTTTAGAAGACTTCTTAGATTCAAAGGATAATAGTAAAACAGTTGAAGGTTATCCTGCTCCTAAAAGAGTTTATATAAAGGCTAGAAAAGTATTATAA
- a CDS encoding MBL fold metallo-hydrolase, with protein sequence MQVKHHPMGDYGTNCYIVTIDNKDIIIDPGVGASAWVKQNVTNPIAILNTHGHFDHIWSNQELKEFFNIKLYTPKDDEFMLTLNPYNLGLPPSYADILVNPDEEIEISKIKIKFHHFPGHTPGCSVIEINKTLFSGDFIFKGTIGRYDFPMSNAKDMKNSIKKILSWKDNFVIYPGHGDKTSLMSEIHTLVKWEQHI encoded by the coding sequence ATGCAGGTTAAACATCATCCTATGGGAGACTATGGAACAAATTGTTATATAGTTACTATTGATAATAAAGATATAATTATAGATCCAGGTGTTGGAGCAAGTGCTTGGGTAAAACAAAATGTTACAAATCCTATTGCAATTTTAAATACTCATGGACATTTTGATCATATTTGGTCAAATCAAGAGCTAAAAGAGTTTTTTAATATCAAATTATATACTCCAAAAGATGATGAATTTATGCTTACTTTAAATCCTTATAACTTAGGACTTCCACCATCATATGCTGATATTTTAGTTAATCCTGATGAAGAGATTGAAATATCAAAAATTAAAATAAAATTTCACCATTTTCCAGGGCATACTCCAGGATGTAGTGTTATTGAAATAAATAAAACATTATTTAGTGGAGATTTTATTTTTAAAGGGACTATTGGAAGATATGATTTTCCTATGTCAAATGCTAAAGATATGAAAAATAGTATTAAAAAAATCTTATCTTGGAAAGATAATTTTGTAATTTATCCAGGACATGGAGATAAAACTAGCTTAATGAGTGAAATTCATACATTAGTAAAATGGGAACAGCACATATGA
- the dnaJ gene encoding molecular chaperone DnaJ — protein sequence MIEIDYYELLEVEKSSDKTTIKKAYRKLAMQYHPDKNPDNKEAEEKFKAINEAYQVLSDDEKRSIYDRYGKAGLEGQGSRAGGFGGFDDLGSIFEEMFGFGGRSHSKKERKTYNYNLDTAIEVKLEFNEAIFGCNKEIKYKYKTACKPCKGTGAKDGKLENCKTCAGVGQVHSRQGFMTFAQTCPHCEGSGKAAASSCNSCRGLGFEEIQDSFKVDIPEGVNDGMRIRVSNKGNISPNGERGDLYLQTKVKEDSHFVRHDDDIYYEAPIFFTQVALGAKIKIPSLRGELELEIPKNVQDKQHFTFRSEGVKNVQGYGKGDLIVQIKIEYPKSLNSEQKELLAKLQESFGVESTPHTTKFEGMFDKIKNWFN from the coding sequence TTGATTGAAATTGATTATTATGAACTACTAGAAGTTGAGAAATCATCAGATAAAACAACTATAAAAAAAGCATATAGAAAACTAGCTATGCAATATCATCCTGATAAAAATCCAGACAATAAAGAAGCTGAAGAAAAATTTAAAGCTATTAATGAAGCTTACCAAGTTCTAAGTGATGATGAAAAAAGATCTATTTATGATAGATATGGGAAAGCTGGACTTGAAGGTCAAGGTTCAAGAGCTGGTGGATTTGGTGGATTTGATGATTTAGGTTCAATATTTGAAGAGATGTTTGGTTTTGGTGGAAGATCTCATAGTAAAAAAGAGAGAAAAACATATAACTACAATCTTGATACAGCAATTGAAGTAAAACTAGAGTTTAATGAAGCAATTTTTGGTTGTAATAAAGAGATAAAATATAAATATAAAACTGCTTGTAAACCTTGTAAAGGTACAGGTGCGAAAGATGGAAAACTAGAAAATTGTAAAACTTGTGCTGGAGTTGGTCAAGTTCACTCAAGACAAGGTTTTATGACATTTGCACAAACTTGTCCACATTGTGAAGGAAGTGGAAAAGCAGCTGCTAGTTCTTGTAATTCTTGTAGAGGTTTAGGTTTTGAAGAGATTCAAGATAGCTTTAAAGTTGATATTCCTGAAGGTGTAAATGATGGAATGAGAATTAGAGTTAGCAATAAAGGTAATATTTCACCAAACGGTGAAAGAGGAGATTTATATCTTCAAACAAAAGTTAAAGAAGATAGTCATTTTGTAAGACATGATGATGATATCTATTATGAAGCACCAATATTTTTCACTCAAGTGGCTCTTGGAGCTAAAATTAAAATTCCTAGCTTAAGAGGTGAATTAGAGCTTGAAATACCAAAAAATGTTCAAGATAAACAGCATTTTACTTTTAGAAGTGAAGGTGTAAAAAATGTTCAAGGTTATGGAAAAGGAGATTTAATTGTTCAAATAAAAATTGAATATCCAAAATCTTTAAATAGTGAACAAAAAGAACTTTTAGCAAAACTTCAAGAGAGTTTTGGAGTAGAAAGTACTCCTCATACAACTAAATTTGAAGGAATGTTTGATAAAATCAAAAATTGGTTTAATTAA
- a CDS encoding M20/M25/M40 family metallo-hydrolase, which translates to MSKVLDIFKELVDIPRCSNRHEDFIAYMQKLSKQLNYNCFVDEAKNILCKKDNSNSKIVFQSHYDIVCLSENKKIELVEDEDSLSAKDSTLGADNGIGCSYMIALMYESYDGEFLFTSDEEIGLIGANNLNLSINSKYMLNLDSEEEGEICIGCAGGVDIKAIFEDKRIVQNIDNLDLYEIRLNSLKGGHSGVDIDKDIPNAIKLLIQSIKECDGKILDISGGERINSIPANARAIIASKNKPNKTHENMIIDKIDTKSEHLSIYDDNLLNFLNSFENGIRRYNSELGVVQTSINLALIDTNIDNIKVEFSARAMSKEDLEKIKNETCNDLSNNGFEFTTYGKYSPWKPDINEFTNIVLESYKKYNKNASLRAIHAGLECAVFKEKFPNIKIASIGPTIKFPHSKNEIVYKESIKNVYKIVKDIIKSV; encoded by the coding sequence ATGTCAAAAGTTTTAGATATTTTTAAAGAATTAGTTGATATCCCAAGATGTTCAAATAGGCATGAAGATTTTATAGCTTATATGCAGAAATTATCAAAACAGTTAAATTATAACTGTTTTGTAGATGAAGCAAAAAATATTTTATGTAAAAAAGATAATAGTAATTCTAAAATTGTTTTCCAATCACACTATGATATTGTTTGTTTAAGTGAGAATAAAAAAATAGAACTTGTTGAAGATGAAGATAGTTTAAGTGCAAAAGATTCAACTTTGGGTGCTGATAATGGAATAGGTTGTTCATATATGATTGCTTTAATGTATGAATCTTATGATGGAGAATTTCTTTTTACAAGTGATGAAGAGATAGGATTAATTGGTGCAAATAATTTAAATCTATCTATAAACTCAAAATATATGTTAAATCTTGATAGTGAAGAAGAGGGTGAAATTTGCATTGGTTGTGCAGGTGGAGTTGATATTAAAGCTATTTTTGAAGATAAAAGGATAGTTCAAAATATTGATAATCTTGATTTATATGAAATAAGATTGAACTCTTTAAAAGGTGGGCATAGTGGTGTTGATATTGATAAAGATATACCAAATGCTATAAAACTTTTAATACAAAGTATAAAAGAGTGTGATGGAAAAATACTTGATATTAGTGGAGGGGAGAGAATAAACTCTATTCCTGCAAATGCAAGAGCTATAATTGCTTCTAAAAATAAACCAAATAAAACACATGAAAATATGATAATAGATAAAATTGATACAAAAAGTGAACATTTATCTATTTATGATGATAATTTATTGAACTTTTTAAATAGTTTTGAAAATGGAATAAGAAGATATAATAGTGAGCTAGGGGTTGTTCAAACTTCAATAAATTTGGCACTAATTGATACAAATATAGATAATATAAAAGTTGAATTTAGTGCAAGAGCTATGAGCAAAGAAGATTTAGAAAAGATAAAAAATGAAACTTGTAATGATTTATCAAATAATGGTTTTGAATTTACAACTTATGGTAAGTACTCTCCTTGGAAGCCAGATATAAATGAATTTACAAATATTGTTTTAGAATCTTATAAAAAATATAATAAAAATGCATCACTAAGAGCTATTCATGCAGGTTTGGAGTGTGCAGTTTTTAAAGAAAAATTTCCAAATATTAAAATAGCTTCTATTGGACCGACTATTAAATTTCCTCACTCAAAAAATGAAATAGTTTACAAAGAATCTATAAAAAATGTTTATAAAATAGTAAAAGATATAATAAAGAGTGTTTAG
- a CDS encoding ferritin-like domain-containing protein, with amino-acid sequence MLFFKSLEAILFCTNPTNKMEKFRIFYNNFNSNKIIFEENHEAKELKVPSYISFLNVKKPTELPEIKNFNTDLGKKYLLHTILHIEYSAIDLALDAAYRFKNLPHNYYKDWLEVADDEIRHFLMLEELLKEIGGFYGEFEVHKNLFEAMEKTPDFLSRMACVPRYLEANGLDQNPKIMQKLNSNNDIFNKKIIKALEIILEEEVEHVKKGDNWFKYECERLSLEPEKSYFEAIERVFPGSTKRKMDINFEMRKEAGFSCDELKFLSKKDDCS; translated from the coding sequence ATGTTATTTTTTAAAAGTTTAGAAGCTATATTATTCTGTACAAACCCCACTAATAAGATGGAGAAGTTTAGAATTTTTTATAATAATTTTAATAGCAATAAAATAATATTTGAAGAAAATCATGAAGCAAAAGAGCTCAAAGTTCCATCTTATATATCTTTTTTAAATGTAAAAAAACCAACAGAACTTCCAGAAATAAAGAATTTTAATACAGATTTAGGAAAAAAATACCTACTTCATACAATTTTACATATTGAGTATAGTGCTATTGATTTAGCTTTAGATGCAGCATATAGATTTAAAAATCTTCCACATAATTATTATAAAGATTGGTTAGAAGTTGCAGATGATGAGATAAGACATTTTTTAATGCTTGAAGAACTTTTAAAAGAGATAGGAGGATTTTATGGAGAGTTTGAAGTTCATAAAAATTTATTTGAAGCTATGGAAAAAACTCCAGATTTTTTAAGCAGAATGGCTTGTGTGCCAAGATATCTTGAAGCAAATGGACTTGATCAAAATCCAAAAATTATGCAAAAACTCAATTCAAATAATGATATTTTTAATAAAAAAATCATTAAAGCTTTGGAAATAATTTTAGAAGAAGAAGTTGAACATGTAAAAAAAGGTGATAATTGGTTTAAATATGAATGTGAAAGATTGTCTTTAGAACCAGAAAAATCATATTTTGAAGCTATTGAAAGAGTTTTCCCTGGAAGTACAAAAAGAAAAATGGATATAAATTTTGAAATGCGGAAAGAAGCTGGTTTTTCTTGTGATGAGTTGAAGTTTTTATCTAAAAAAGATGATTGTAGTTAA